In one Chitinophaga sancti genomic region, the following are encoded:
- a CDS encoding aspartate carbamoyltransferase catalytic subunit, which translates to MSLSVNHLLGIRGLKRQDIELIFQTADQFKEVLQRPIKKVPTLRDTTIVNLFFENSTRTRISFELAEKRLGADVVNFSASGSSVSKGETLIDTVNNILSMKVDMVVMRHSASGAPHFLSKHIQVPIVNAGDGINEHPTQALLDAFSIREKLGSVTGKKIAICGDIMHSRVALSNIYCLKQLGAEVTVVGPPTLIPKHMQEALGVNVSYDIRETLEWCDVANVLRIQLERQNTPLFSSLREYSLAYGVNRQLLDSLKKEIVIMHPGPINRGVELSSDVADSGHSIILNQVENGVAVRMAVLYLLAGKKEH; encoded by the coding sequence ATGTCATTATCAGTAAATCATCTCCTCGGAATTCGCGGTCTGAAGCGTCAGGATATAGAACTAATCTTTCAAACAGCAGATCAGTTCAAAGAGGTTTTACAAAGACCAATCAAAAAAGTTCCTACGCTCAGGGATACTACCATCGTTAATTTATTTTTTGAAAATTCCACCCGTACCCGTATCTCCTTCGAACTGGCGGAGAAACGTCTCGGCGCTGACGTGGTGAATTTTTCTGCCTCAGGTTCTTCCGTATCAAAAGGTGAAACCCTCATCGATACGGTGAACAACATCCTCTCCATGAAAGTGGACATGGTAGTAATGCGACACTCGGCCAGCGGCGCGCCTCACTTCTTATCCAAACACATTCAGGTACCTATCGTAAATGCCGGTGACGGGATCAATGAACACCCGACCCAGGCACTGCTCGATGCTTTCTCTATCCGGGAAAAGCTGGGTTCCGTAACAGGTAAGAAAATCGCCATCTGTGGCGATATCATGCACTCCCGCGTCGCCTTGTCAAACATCTACTGCCTGAAGCAACTGGGTGCAGAGGTTACAGTCGTAGGTCCGCCTACCCTGATCCCTAAGCACATGCAGGAAGCCCTGGGTGTAAATGTCAGCTATGACATCCGCGAAACACTGGAATGGTGCGATGTTGCAAACGTACTGCGGATTCAGCTGGAAAGACAAAATACACCGCTCTTCTCTTCGCTGAGAGAATACTCCCTGGCTTACGGTGTAAACCGCCAGCTGCTGGATAGTCTGAAGAAAGAAATTGTAATCATGCACCCCGGCCCGATCAATCGTGGCGTCGAGCTGAGCTCTGACGTAGCTGATTCCGGA